The following coding sequences are from one Gadus macrocephalus chromosome 3, ASM3116895v1 window:
- the LOC132453492 gene encoding long-chain fatty acid transport protein 1-like, whose protein sequence is MAKGVLSCLLVCVCSLGVTWLCWLPWAWGLLSGLALHTAWGGPCRFLYVACRTIKRDLMCLAAILRVKSSLLRHRCNHSSIPSLFSAVVALQPHKPALIDEATGEVWSFKDLQERSHAVAHWALQQGLVEGDVVALYLGSCPTLVSLWLGLAMVGVEAALLNHNLRQSSLLHCVAVAQPRAMVYGAELTRAVLEVKASLEPSMGLFCTGLQEDQQARSSLGADHLDPMLACSPTAAPPYTLCKGFNDRLFLIYTSGTTGMPKAAIVVHSRYYRIAAFGFHSFGLRGDDVIYNCLPLYHSAGSIMGVGQCLLFGLTVVIKRKFSARCFWDDCVTYKCTAIQYIGEICRYLLAQEVRPSEAEHQVRVAIGNGLRPSVWEKFVKRFRIRRVGEFYGATECNCSLINIDGKVGACGFSSRILPNFYPIRLVRVQEDSMELIRNAQGLCVRCTPGEPGVLVGCIDQTDPLRRFDGYVDSESTAHKIAHSVFTAGDSAYVSGDMLVMDELGYMYFTDRGGDTFRWRGENVSATELEGVLSGLLGQVGVAVYGVAVPGVEGKAGMAAIADADKQVDVGNFLRAAEKALPSYALPVFLRLTSTLDTTGTFKILKMRLRQEGFDPGLSADPIFYLNSRAGCYEALSPRRYCDITAGRERL, encoded by the exons GGGCATGGGGGCTGCTGTCTGGGCTGGCTCTTCACACTGCCTGGGGCGGGCCCTGCCGGTTCCTCTATGTCGCTTGCCGGACCATCAAGAGAGATCTCAT GTGCCTCGCTGCCATTCTGCGGGTGAAGTCCTCCCTGCTCCGGCACCGATGCAACCACagctccatcccctctctcttctcagcAGTGGTGGCGCTGCAGCCACACAAGCCTGCCCTGATCGACGAAGCCACaggagag GTGTGGAGCTTTAAGGATCTGCAGGAGAGGAGTCATGCCGTGGCCCACTGGGCCTTGCAGCAGGGCTTGGTAGAGGGGGACGTTGTGGCCTTGTACCTGGGAAGCTGCCCGacgctggtctctctgtggCTGGGTCTGGCCATGGTCGGCGTGGAGGCTGCCCTCCTCAACCACAACCTGCGGCAGTCCTCGCTGCTGCACTGTGTGGCCGTGGCCCAGCCACGGGCCATGGTGTACGGGGCAGAGCTCACGCGAG CGGTGTTGGAGGTGAAAGCTTCCTTGGAGCCCTCCATGGGGCTGTTCTGCACAGGGCTGCAGGAGGACCAGCAGGCCAGGTCCAGTTTAGGGGCTGATCACCTGGATCCCATGCTGGCCTGCTCCCCTACAGCTGCACCCCCATACACACTCTGCAAGGGCTTCAACG ACAGGTTGTTTCTGATCTACACCTCAGGCACCACAGGGATGCCGAAGGCGGCCATAGTGGTACACAGTCG ATATTACCGTATTGCTGCTTTTGGTTTCCACTCCTTTGGCCTGAGAGGTGATGATGTCATCTACAACTGCCTCCCCCTATACCACTCTGCAG gtaGCATCATGGGAGTCGGACAGTGTTTGTTATTCGGGCTGACCGTTGTCATCAAGAGAAAGTTCTCTGCCAGGTGTTTCTGGGACGACTGTGTCACATATAAATGCACT GCGATACAATACATCGGCGAGATCTGCCGCTACCTGCTGGCGCAAGAGGTCCGCCCCTCGGAGGCGGAGCACCAGGTGCGCGTCGCCATCGGCAACGGACTCCGCCCCTCTGTGTGGGAGAAGTTTGTCAAGAGGTTCCGGATCCGCCGGGTGGGGGAGTTCTACGGCGCCACCGAGTGCAACTGTAGTCTCATCAACATCGACGGgaag GTGGGGGCCTGTGGTTTTAGCAGTCGCATTCTGCCCAACTTCTACCCCATCCGGCTGGTGAGAGTGCAAGAGGACAGCATGGAGCTGATCAGGAACGCACAGGGGCTCTGTGTAAGATGTACACCTG GTGAGCCGGGGGTGCTGGTGGGTTGTATCGACCAGACTGACCCCCTCCGGCGATTCGACGGCTACGTAGACTCGGAGTCCACGGCTCACAAAATAGCTCACAGCGTCTTCACCGCGGGGGACTCTGCCTACGTCTCAG GAGACATGCTGGTGATGGACGAGCTGGGCTACATGTACTTCACGGACCGCGGCGGCGACACGTTCCGCTGGCGGGGGGAGAACGTCTCCGCCACCGAGCTGGAGGGCGTCCTCAGCGGCCTGCTGGGCCAGGTGGGCGTGGCCGTCTACGGCGTGGCCGTGCCAG GTGTGGAGGGTAAAGCCGGCATGGCCGCCATAGCAGACGCAGACAAACAGGTGGACGTGGGGAACTTCCTGCGTGCCGCGGAGAAAGCCCTGCCCTCGTACGCTCTGCCCGTATTCCTCCGGCTCACGTCAACCCTAGACACCACAG GCACCTTCAAGATTCTGAAGATGAGACTCCGACAGGAAGGATTCGATCCTGGGCTCTCCGCCGATCCCATCTTCTATCTCAATAGCCGGGCTGGCTGCTATGAGGCTCTGTCACCACGACGATACTGTGATATCACTGCGGGGAGGGAGCGTCTGTAA